Genomic window (Helianthus annuus cultivar XRQ/B chromosome 3, HanXRQr2.0-SUNRISE, whole genome shotgun sequence):
GTTTGGTTATACCAGGTTTAGGTATAGACCCGAAAAGTAGATGCTGCATTCTCTGGGTGAAACCCATTGAACCTGTAGCCCGAGCAGAACTGTCATAATGTTCTTGTAATGCCATTGATTGCTGAAGAGCAACCACAACATCTGCCATTGCAGGGCGTTCTTTTCTAGAGCTTTTTGTACAGCGATCAGCAATCTTAACAAACTCCTTCAAACACTTGGGAGAAATTTGTGTTGTAATATGAGAACTAACAATCTTTTCTATTCGCCGTTCTTTGATAAACTTTTTAGCCCAGCTTGCCAGATTAATCCCTTCATCTACAAACAGTGGATCGACTGCACGCCTCCCAGATAGCAACTCAAACAAAACAACCCCAAAGGAAAAGACATCTGATTCCTTAGTCAACTTACCGGTGCTACAGTACTCTGGATCTAGATACCCAAATGTTCCTTTAAGGATGGTAATCACCCCAGAAGATGGTTCACGTATAATTTTCGACATTCCAAAATCTGACACCTTTGCTGCCCAATTCATATCAAGAAGAATATTTGAGCTTTTTACGTCCCGATGTATGATTCCCTGTTGGGGACGCCAACCTGTGTGAAGATACTGTAATCCTTTCGCAGCACCTATGCTTATCCTGagtcgatccatccaagataaAGGAGTATCAGCTTCATGCAGATGATGCTCAATGGTCCCTTTGGACATGTACTCATAAACTAGTATCATTTCGTTGCTGTCAGAACAATAACCAATTAAAGACACAAGGTTACAGTGGCGCAACTGGGTAAGCATCTCAATTTCGGTCATGAACTCAGCTTCCCCTTGGCTAGAAGATGAATTCGACCGTTTAATGGCAACAGTACGTGCAATAGCACTTCTAGCGTCATAGATACGACCTCTGTATACCGTCCCAAAACCTCCCTTTCCAATGATCAACTTATTATCAAAGTGTTGAGTAGCTAACTGAATTTCGTCAAATGAAAAACGATTAAAGGCACGTTTTGTGGCTAATGAATACAATTTCTCGTCGATGATGTTTAGATTGGATATTGGGTTTTCCGGCATTTTGTTGAAAGATTATAGCATATGCTGAAGAGGAACCAGAAAACCTCAGGGTCAATGTAGATGAAGGATCTTCCGAATCATTAAGGGGAGGCTTGAATTTAAACATCTTCATTTTGTTAAATCACGAATAACATGACAGTTTATGTTCAAACTGAAGTTCACAAGAAATTTCCATGACGTCGTTCTAATGTAAATACTTCATTTCTCAACACACACTTAGAAAATAATTAGTAACTACACAAAGTCTTCGCTAAATAACTAGTGGATATGATCTCTTTAAGCTCCATTAACAATTATTGTGGTTCTTCTTTTCTTGGGGCCACACGTTCCTTGGTAGTTATCCTAAAGTCGCTTTCATGCTTGTGTGGGCTAGAAACTCACTAGTTTTCACAAGGGTCACTTTAGGAAACTACATGAAAAATATATCCACATTTCgattatattaatttttgagtctctgtattttagtggttttaaccatttaaGTCCAAAGTCAGAAAGTTTAACGCCGTGAATAACTAAACACACATTTTGTAACCCTTTGGTCCAAATTTTTAAACCATCCACCAAGCCTCTTAACTACGAGGGCATTTTAATCATTTAGATATAGTGTACAACTCTTTAAAGCACAAAGTACAAGGAACAATTCTTTAGGCCATGGGGTGTAGCCTCGCGCCACCCCGCCACATCACCAAATATGGCGCCCTCTGGCGCCACACCCGACCCCATGCCCGCCATTGAGGGGGCGCTATGACTTTGTCACTAGCGTGCTAACGGCCAAAAATTGGCATTCTCGAGGTCTTTGGTCAAGAAGACCGTTGGCAACGGTCATTTtcgaaaaaaaagttttttaattctaatatatatacaaacctaaacacacaccaatcacaaactaaaacacacaccaatcacaaaaaaaaacacataaattcACCCAATCATTTTTAAAAATGTCGTCTCACTCTTCATCCGATTCGTTCAGCTCTTCATCTGACGGTGTTCTCGATGATATGCTTATCGCAGTGACGTAGGAGACGATTAATTGTTTGCGAGAAGAAGCCCAATCGTCTATAATGCGTACCAGACAAGCACATCTTGAACCAGACCAATTAGGTGCTCATGAACGTTTAATGCACGactatttttgtgaaaatccgtTGTACAATGATGCACAGTTTAGGCATCGGTTTCGTATGAGCAATCGTCTTTTCTTAAGAATTTCTAATGATCTTGCGGCCGAATTCCCTTTTTCACACAAAGAGAAAGTGCTAGTCGCAAAATTGGTTTCTCTTGATTACAAAAGTGTATTGCCGCAATTCGGCAACTTGTGTACGGCACAGCAAGTCAAGTGTGGATGAATATTTAAGGATGCCGGCCAGAAGTTGTCATGATTATCTTGAAAATTACTGTGAAGgtatttttattattagtattgttattattattatttttattattactgttattattattattattgttattatttttatttttattatatatagttTACTAACACTACTATATTAGGGGTTAACTTTCTTTACGGGAGGCGATATTTGAGGATGCCAACCGCTACCGACGTTCCACTTTTATACGATGTCTATCAGCGGATACACGGGCTTTCCAAGGATGTTGGGTAGTCTTGATTGCACGCACTGGGAGTGAGCGACATGTCAATCCGCTTGGAAAGGGCAACACCATCGTGGTGATCACGATGGTCCTACCCTAATATTACAAGCGGCCGCGTCTcaagatttatggatttggcatgcaTACTTTGGCATGGCCGGTGTGAACAATCGCAGTTTTACAATCTTCGAATCTTTTCGACGATGTCATAGATGGTGTTGCACCAGATACTTCATTCTATGCAAACGACGTGGAGTATAAGTATGGGTACTATCTCACAAATGGTATTTATCCGGAGTGGGCGACGTTTGTGAAAACTCGTTCGTGTCCACACGATGATAAACGAGTATATTACAAGAAGAAACAAGAGTTGGCAAGAAAAGATGTCGAGCGGGCTTTCGATGTATTAAAAAATAGATGGTCTATCACTGCCCAGCTGTCGAGGATACTTGAAAAGAGTAATATGAGAAACATCATGTATACGTGCAtcattgtcacacccctttctgcggcggaagcacgaggtgtgatcatgaaaggttctcattgcatacgaaaggtaaacatactacatgctcaaaataaacttcaaacattacattaCGGAGAACATAAAAGTGTTTACAACACGTGATAGCATtattgtcttaaaagttacaactttatttaacgaTAAACATAGCGACATCCATGAGCATGggtaagaccgcgcgcacatccatcctagttacctgaaatacatgtgagttttgtaaaaacgtcaacataatgttggtgtgaattcatgcagtttatgtattgaacgtttgtatactttgtatggaaaacatggtatgtattttgtttcaaaTCACGTATTCATGTATGAGTCAAGTATCTCTatatgtatcaagtgttaatgggttgcaaagccattaacatgtgacacgacagaggaagtcaccaaaccataggcatttttctgtagtcgattcacgactgagacacaaaaacactgcttggttctagttgtcaccaagagtggggctgccctggaacccattagatctaaccttttgttctgcggtcttagtatgtacacgattaatggtgcttatggtaccctattcgtgacacgatttctcgtatcaattCTTGGCACTAGTTTTCGCCAAGAGTACTTCTCGTTTTAGTACACAACATACCAATTTGTAAATAGTGaagtatttgtaacatgtatttcacccccgagttataaaactgaaaacagttaaaggaaaagggggagcatgaactcacaacttcgCGTTCCTTGCGttgtaaacttcaccggatttgcttaattaacgtcgtgacctatacgtgttttcttaacgttagtcacctGACTTGTATCGTACAAGTACAAGTCACTGTCTTTTATGTATATGTTTTCTTGTGTTAAAATAATTCgtatttttaactaagtgtcttacttatattattttctcaaaaataagtataagtttcttgtattttgcactttgctcccgagttatgtatcttgtatgttgtatgtgtgttTTTGTTACAAAGATTATGGCGATGATTATATCCGAAAAGTATAGTTTAGAACACACTAGCAAACATTtttctagaaaatatttactaagtgttaggatttttagaaaacttcgtcatagtctcctttgtaaatggaggtgtccatgctaagtATCACATCATTTTCCTTAGCATATAACACTTTAGATCGTTTTCAAATAATCAACCCGACATTCTGACATGCAAGATACTACTTTTGTCGTTTCagttttaatatataaaactggactgttttcagacattttaataaaatggttATCTTATTTCGataattcccaaatttttacaaaatgtcTTATACGAataaatattattgtgtaaaaatttcggggtccagttcatcatcaatattttatagaaaatcatttaccGAACTGCGATCAGATTTGTTATTTTCTGACCGCAGCCTACGGAATAATTCGTTTAAAATCCATCATCTGTCTGTTTTACGAAATTCTAGTTGGGGGGTCACACTGACATCAGTGACCATCTACTGTATAAATTTCAGGGGCTGGTTCAACTCAGGTTTCAACTTATGATGAAAAATATAACACgtattttcagcagaaaaatgcagcttgagctgctgttacgaaacgaccctttaaaaatagtaaatgacttcaaaaaattacgattccagtgccatttaaTCTGTTTTTAGAAAATACATAATTTAGGCTTCAGAAATTCTGTTTTTCGGTTTATTATGGTCGGTTTACAGCCCtttgaagttggctgaaaatgtAGTTCAGCATGTTTCTTTAGAGTTTCAACGCTACTAGATCGTATCAACCAATGTCCGAATAACGGGTTTATCAAGAAACCAACGATCAACTATCATGTATGATTTAACCCAACCCTCATCCAACAAGATTTCATCTTCAAATAATcttttatgttcaagtttcacGTAAAGTTTCATATTCATCATTCTAGTGTTCTTGTTACTTTAGTGTTTAACATAAGCATCATACTACAAATTTTAGCCATAAAAATGAGATGATCAGAGGTTAAAcaagagcttactactagcttatagctagggaTGATTCTCTAGTGCAAAGATGaagaaaagatgatgaagaaggcAAGAACAAAGCTCCTTAACTTGCAAACCTTCTTGTATCAACTTTGTTGCTTGAATGGACTTGAATATTGGATGAAGATGGTGGTTATGTGGTGGTGAGGGTGGCGGTTTGGGGTGAGCCGaatgagggagagagagagtgaagttGGGAGGGTGATCTTGAAATGAT
Coding sequences:
- the LOC110928705 gene encoding serine/threonine-protein kinase StkP isoform X1; protein product: MPENPISNLNIIDEKLYSLATKRAFNRFSFDEIQLATQHFDNKLIIGKGGFGTVYRGRIYDARSAIARTVAIKRSNSSSSQGEAEFMTEIEMLTQLRHCNLVSLIGYCSDSNEMILVYEYMSKGTIEHHLHEADTPLSWMDRLRISIGAAKGLQYLHTGWRPQQGIIHRDVKSSNILLDMNWAAKVSDFGMSKIIREPSSGVITILKGTFGYLDPEYCSTGKLTKESDVFSFGVVLFELLSGRRAVDPLFVDEGINLASWAKKFIKERRIEKIVSSHITTQISPKCLKEFVKIADRCTKSSRKERPAMADVVVALQQSMALQEHYDSSARATGSMGFTQRMQHLLFGSIPKPVVLSSPSSSASPLCIPPSPHRFPMAPKVSRIRPVHLTMNEVERVTQNFSPSLKLGEGCSGTVYKAQLPDGQFVAIKRARKKHFDALRSEGELLAKIDHRNLVRLLGYVDTENERLTITEYIPNGTLREHLDGVHGSFLDFCQRLEICIDIAHGLTHLHLYAAEQQIIHRDVKSSNILLTERFKAKVANFRSARLRDVETTDVVTKVQGTLGYLDPEYMRTHQLTPTIDVYSFGVLIIEILTGRRPIESKRSPKEVVTLRWAFEKYNKGEIKDLADPQMKEALDWEIIGKMLELAFQCAAPTRADRPDMKTAGEQLWAIRIDYLRNGRRGLASVNDEKVEASSV
- the LOC110928705 gene encoding probable serine/threonine-protein kinase PBL8 isoform X2; protein product: MPENPISNLNIIDEKLYSLATKRAFNRFSFDEIQLATQHFDNKLIIGKGGFGTVYRGRIYDARSAIARTVAIKRSNSSSSQGEAEFMTEIEMLTQLRHCNLVSLIGYCSDSNEMILVYEYMSKGTIEHHLHEADTPLSWMDRLRISIGAAKGLQYLHTGWRPQQGIIHRDVKSSNILLDMNWAAKVSDFGMSKIIREPSSGVITILKGTFGYLDPEYCSTGKLTKESDVFSFGVVLFELLSGRRAVDPLFVDEGINLASWAKKFIKERRIEKIVSSHITTQISPKCLKEFVKIADRCTKSSRKERPAMADVVVALQQSMALQEHYDSSARATGSMGFTQRMQHLLFGSIPKPVVLSSPSSSASPLCIPPSPHRFPMAPKVSRIRPVHLTMNEVERVTQNFSPSLKLGEGCSGTVYKAQLPDGQFVAIKRARKKHFDALRSEGELLAKIDHRNLVRLLGYVDTENERLTITEYIPNGTLREHLDGVHGSFLDFCQRLEICIDIAHGLTHLHLYAEQQIIHRDVKSSNILLTERFKAKVANFRSARLRDVETTDVVTKVQGTLGYLDPEYMRTHQLTPTIDVYSFGVLIIEILTGRRPIESKRSPKEVVTLRWAFEKYNKGEIKDLADPQMKEALDWEIIGKMLELAFQCAAPTRADRPDMKTAGEQLWAIRIDYLRNGRRGLASVNDEKVEASSV